One genomic region from Sorangium aterium encodes:
- a CDS encoding serine/threonine-protein kinase, which translates to MAHEDLRRRAAELAAIGQRDRGTALLVAAGDHAGASELLERVCDFAGAAREALAAGDPARAALMAALGGDEALAREALDRIAATSPRDAALRAAADLAARGFSRHAGALFAALGAHTAAAEAFTAAHDACRAAESFELAGRPADGARVLEAALRRRPGDAAAWLALGELLARHGRTEAAVRALQQLPPAAAERARALPLLGRCLSELGLEDAARTVRDELARLDPPGQEALSSRGAAPGSPAAGPPPAGPAPVGPLLFGRYETLREVTSTPHARVVEARDRITAERVAVKIFAGAAFGAGRDALLRFEREARALAQLRHPNVVALRAYYPEGPAMVLAWMTGGSLIERLRGDPVTPARAVEIAGALLSALGEAHRLGILHRDVKPSNVLFDEMGTAHLADFGAAHLGDLSSTATAGAIGTFAYMSPEQRMGRPATLASDLYGVGAVLAELLTGEPPAPAVRGQLDPAPSEIHPDLTAAHDAAVAALLAEDPAARPADAFEARRAITAISWPERPRPRRSRASGRPRSSDAPPATAARLAATLEVGDGRDTEGRWHDAWLDRDVLVLQLDDATLARARTFARAGHAALASVLRVDLANGEVWVALPQGRALADEARALTRAQRARLGEGIAALHAAGGAHGCIDSQHLYVHDGELTLAYPREAPGDVEELAARDLAALQELDRNALDEL; encoded by the coding sequence GTGGCGCACGAGGATCTGCGACGTCGCGCGGCCGAGCTCGCCGCCATCGGGCAGCGCGACCGCGGCACCGCGCTCCTCGTGGCTGCCGGAGATCACGCGGGCGCATCGGAGCTGCTCGAGCGCGTCTGCGATTTCGCCGGCGCGGCCCGGGAGGCGCTGGCAGCCGGGGACCCGGCCCGCGCGGCGCTGATGGCCGCGCTCGGCGGCGACGAGGCGCTCGCGCGCGAGGCGCTCGATCGGATCGCCGCCACGTCGCCCCGGGACGCTGCGCTGCGCGCCGCCGCCGACCTCGCGGCGCGCGGCTTCTCGCGCCACGCGGGCGCGCTGTTCGCGGCGCTCGGCGCTCACACGGCGGCCGCGGAGGCGTTCACCGCGGCCCACGACGCGTGCCGCGCCGCCGAGAGCTTCGAGCTCGCCGGCCGCCCGGCCGACGGCGCGCGGGTGCTCGAGGCCGCGCTCCGCCGCCGCCCGGGCGACGCGGCGGCGTGGCTCGCGCTGGGCGAGCTGCTCGCGCGCCACGGCCGCACAGAGGCCGCCGTGCGGGCGCTCCAGCAGCTGCCGCCCGCCGCCGCCGAGCGGGCCCGCGCGCTGCCGCTGCTCGGCCGCTGCCTGAGCGAGCTCGGGCTCGAGGACGCCGCGCGGACCGTCCGCGACGAGCTCGCCCGGCTCGATCCGCCCGGCCAGGAGGCGCTCTCCTCGCGAGGCGCCGCTCCCGGCAGCCCCGCCGCAGGCCCTCCCCCGGCAGGACCCGCGCCCGTCGGGCCGCTCCTCTTCGGGCGCTACGAGACGCTGCGCGAGGTCACGTCGACGCCCCACGCGCGCGTGGTGGAGGCGCGCGACCGGATCACGGCGGAGCGCGTCGCCGTGAAGATCTTCGCGGGCGCGGCGTTCGGAGCGGGCCGCGACGCGCTCCTCCGGTTCGAGCGCGAGGCGCGCGCCCTCGCCCAGCTCCGGCACCCGAACGTCGTCGCGCTCCGCGCGTACTACCCCGAAGGGCCGGCGATGGTGCTCGCCTGGATGACAGGCGGGTCCCTGATCGAGCGGCTGCGGGGGGATCCGGTCACCCCCGCGCGCGCCGTCGAGATCGCGGGCGCGCTCCTGTCCGCGCTCGGCGAAGCGCACCGCCTCGGCATCCTCCACCGCGACGTGAAGCCGAGCAACGTGCTCTTCGACGAGATGGGGACGGCTCACCTCGCGGATTTCGGCGCGGCGCACCTCGGGGATCTCTCGTCCACCGCCACGGCGGGCGCGATCGGGACGTTCGCGTACATGTCGCCGGAGCAGCGCATGGGCCGACCGGCGACGCTGGCGAGCGATCTGTACGGCGTCGGCGCGGTGCTCGCCGAGCTGCTCACCGGAGAGCCGCCCGCCCCCGCCGTGCGCGGGCAGCTCGATCCCGCGCCGAGCGAGATCCATCCGGACCTCACGGCGGCCCACGACGCGGCCGTGGCGGCGCTGCTCGCGGAAGACCCCGCCGCGCGGCCGGCCGACGCGTTCGAGGCGCGGCGCGCGATCACCGCGATCTCCTGGCCAGAGCGCCCGCGGCCGCGGCGGTCGCGCGCGAGCGGCCGGCCCCGATCGAGCGACGCGCCGCCCGCCACGGCGGCGCGGCTCGCGGCGACCCTGGAGGTCGGCGACGGCCGGGACACGGAGGGGCGCTGGCACGACGCCTGGCTCGATCGCGACGTCCTCGTGCTGCAGCTCGACGACGCGACCCTCGCCCGGGCCCGGACCTTCGCGCGCGCCGGCCACGCGGCCTTGGCGTCCGTCCTCCGGGTCGATCTCGCCAACGGCGAGGTCTGGGTGGCGCTGCCCCAGGGCCGCGCGCTCGCCGACGAGGCGCGCGCGCTGACGAGGGCTCAGCGCGCGCGCCTCGGCGAGGGTATCGCGGCGCTCCACGCGGCCGGAGGCGCGCACGGGTGCATCGACAGCCAGCACCTTTACGTCCACGACGGCGAGCTCACGCTGGCCTACCCGCGCGAGGCTCCCGGCGACGTGGAGGAGCTCGCAGCGCGGGATCTCGCGGCGCTCCAGGAGCTCGACAGGAACGCGCTGGACGAGCTCTAG
- a CDS encoding HEAT repeat domain-containing protein: MRAEAVSDLVPYAATAREQVVRAIEGALRVDEHAAVRAAAAIALADTKAVEALPALLLAVEDVDPYVRQMAITALGEIGDMRATGRLRRALSDERPEVRFQAVIAFPRVCAQQADAIEAVMQATHDDDPLVCHIALRMFEELGESGGELPPLGMERARALLGHASPLVRAAAAVVTARFGDPVGHPVLAEIVGGKLHGVDHEDEAAAIELCGELGLAASRSALERRAFGLKLGFGRDPLRWHARVALARMGHERAIREILSELGAWDRHRRTLAVAAAGRARLSAARAAIAAMRGDERKADQGAVEEALAVLASEVDA, from the coding sequence ATGCGCGCGGAGGCCGTGAGCGACCTCGTCCCGTATGCCGCAACGGCACGGGAGCAGGTCGTGCGCGCGATCGAAGGCGCGCTGCGCGTCGATGAGCACGCGGCGGTCCGCGCGGCAGCGGCCATCGCCCTCGCCGACACGAAGGCCGTCGAGGCGCTCCCCGCCCTGCTCCTCGCCGTCGAGGACGTGGATCCCTACGTCCGGCAGATGGCGATCACGGCGCTCGGTGAAATCGGGGACATGCGGGCCACGGGCCGGCTCCGGCGCGCCCTCTCGGACGAGCGGCCCGAGGTGCGGTTCCAGGCGGTGATCGCGTTCCCGCGCGTCTGCGCCCAGCAGGCCGACGCGATCGAGGCCGTCATGCAGGCCACCCACGACGACGACCCGCTCGTCTGCCACATCGCGCTGCGGATGTTCGAGGAGCTGGGGGAGTCCGGCGGCGAGCTGCCTCCGCTGGGCATGGAGCGGGCGCGCGCGCTGCTCGGCCACGCGTCCCCGCTCGTGCGGGCAGCGGCGGCGGTCGTCACCGCGCGCTTCGGCGATCCGGTCGGCCACCCCGTGCTCGCCGAGATCGTGGGAGGAAAGCTCCACGGGGTCGATCACGAAGACGAGGCCGCGGCCATCGAGCTCTGCGGCGAGCTCGGCCTCGCCGCTTCCCGGAGCGCCCTGGAGCGGCGCGCGTTCGGGCTCAAGCTCGGCTTCGGTCGCGACCCGCTGCGCTGGCACGCGCGCGTCGCGCTCGCGCGGATGGGCCACGAGCGGGCCATCCGCGAGATCCTCAGCGAGCTCGGCGCGTGGGATCGCCACCGGCGCACGCTCGCCGTCGCGGCCGCCGGTCGCGCCCGCCTCTCGGCTGCCCGCGCCGCGATCGCGGCGATGCGGGGAGACGAGCGGAAGGCCGATCAGGGGGCCGTCGAGGAGGCGCTCGCCGTCCTCGCTTCCGAGGTGGATGCATGA
- a CDS encoding AMP-binding protein, translating to MSHMGVTNGAGAGEAVPGSPGGAKGEETAAAPPLMPSHVLSGKRLVVVGGTGFLGKVWLAMLLARFPEIAHIYLLVRAKESQSPEERFWSQIVTSPVFDPIREQYPGPAFEEYLRQKITPMNGNVGLPLLGLGDRVGELTGTIAAVVNVAGVVDFNPPLDEALEVNAFGISNLVELARTLGAKVMHTSTCFVAGYRSGLIEENHPAEIPFPRAAGETWFGAACPKRTLDRSHWDPQREISECLDLVQQARQRCEDAFRQSAFLDEAKANLAARSEPCRGSALENELARVKRKFIKDRLIEAGKERALFWGWTNIYTYTKSIGEQVLASSGLPFTIVRPAVVETAVEFPFCGWNEGINTSAPYLYLASKGQVQFPGDHDVRLDLIPVDMTASGMIASLCELIEGRAPAVYQYGSTDTNGCRVTRYLELAGLYKRRQVFEGKKTSLFDVVSSRFEPRGLTRQQYGAHGARAIEGALRGLGGLLKTASVGPAAALLKPAAAALESAARTEQKTATLLEVFMPFVAEGDWVYSCANTRAAMARMPPEERARFVWAPEKIDWRDYIWNVHLPGLEKWAFPLMEEMLRREIKPLRPYDSLVDLLDEVAERFDHALSVQRFEQDGLSRTSYRELRDAACMTAARLAALGVRRGDRVALSGANQPAWPVAYFGILRAGAVAVPIDPALDAKAFADVLRSSTAKVVLWDSGVAEKLGADVRAALPNLVAFDMGGFAEGQVPDLGPASGDGLAPPDVRVGSQDVASVVYTSGTTGEPKGVLLTHGNFTALLASLAPLFPLKASDRVLSVLPLHQTFEVTCGLLLPLSQGARIIYLDDVSADRVSDGLKRARVTAMVGVPALWQMLERQIVARVKEQGPAAATAFSWAMELNRMLGKRLGLNAGRLFFGSVHDALGGNVRFLISGGAALPRDTAAVFKGLGLPLAEGYGLTEAAPLLTVARPSPAANPGNVGKPIPGVQIKIANPDANGVGEVLARGANVMKGYADDPGATQAVLDADGWLRTGDLGKLDKQGRLVLVGRQSEVISAAKGENLYPADIERMLGKVEHVKELAIVGIDNGRGGEQVACLAVPTAPGAKDGDGDEALARATQHERALDALRTAIQGLPKPCHPMALHLHDADLPRTASGQVKRSEVKAIVTRLAAEAGAGAAAVAQDAGAAIAEPKAQGPGEEPIHIPRPVADFAKHWMNKVQSGFYGNVMRPKVYGRAFIPHNRNTIVVSNHASHLDMGLVKFALGSYGDGLVSLAAQDYFFEGNRWRRAYFENLTNLAPFDRKGGLRTALRQTGEILDRGRTVLLFPEGTRSPDGGILEFKPAIGHLALTHNVDILPLYLGGTFEALPKGRTVPIRRDLVARIGPPLTIGDLRRLTAGMKYAVACRKVAELTQLAVIKLKEGGALDLSRVESIDQAATTTKEHPLTVLFRELESKYVAGRVTQPITYYVTLGTEDEAKWTLRIDPASCEARIGKPSQQADCVLKTTPEIFTKIVREAYTPSPMEFMTGLVKSNDISLLQTFQKVFDLA from the coding sequence ATGAGCCATATGGGTGTTACGAACGGGGCCGGCGCCGGAGAGGCAGTGCCGGGGTCGCCGGGTGGGGCCAAGGGCGAGGAAACCGCGGCGGCCCCGCCGCTGATGCCGTCGCATGTGCTCTCGGGCAAGCGGCTCGTGGTGGTCGGAGGGACCGGCTTCCTCGGCAAGGTCTGGCTGGCCATGCTGCTCGCGAGGTTCCCGGAGATCGCCCACATCTACCTGCTCGTCCGGGCCAAGGAGAGCCAGTCGCCGGAGGAGCGCTTCTGGTCGCAGATCGTGACCTCGCCGGTCTTCGACCCGATCCGCGAGCAGTACCCCGGGCCCGCCTTCGAGGAGTACCTGCGGCAGAAGATCACCCCCATGAACGGCAACGTCGGCCTGCCGCTGCTCGGGCTGGGCGACCGCGTGGGGGAGCTCACGGGCACGATCGCCGCGGTCGTGAACGTGGCCGGCGTCGTCGACTTCAACCCGCCGCTCGACGAGGCGCTCGAGGTCAACGCGTTCGGCATCAGCAACCTCGTCGAGCTCGCGCGGACCCTCGGGGCCAAGGTGATGCACACGAGCACCTGCTTCGTCGCGGGCTACCGCTCGGGGCTCATCGAGGAGAACCACCCGGCCGAGATCCCCTTCCCCCGCGCCGCGGGCGAGACGTGGTTCGGCGCCGCCTGCCCGAAGCGGACCCTCGATCGGTCGCACTGGGATCCGCAGCGCGAGATCAGCGAGTGCCTCGACCTCGTGCAGCAGGCGCGCCAGCGGTGCGAGGACGCCTTCCGGCAGAGCGCCTTCCTCGACGAGGCCAAGGCCAACCTGGCCGCGCGCAGCGAGCCGTGCCGGGGCAGCGCGCTCGAGAACGAGCTCGCCAGGGTGAAGCGCAAGTTCATCAAGGACCGGCTCATCGAGGCCGGCAAGGAGCGCGCGCTCTTCTGGGGGTGGACCAACATCTACACCTACACGAAGAGCATCGGCGAGCAGGTCCTCGCGAGCTCCGGGCTGCCCTTCACCATCGTCCGCCCCGCCGTCGTCGAGACCGCGGTCGAGTTCCCGTTCTGCGGCTGGAACGAGGGGATCAACACCTCGGCGCCGTACCTCTACCTCGCCTCGAAGGGGCAGGTGCAGTTCCCGGGCGACCACGACGTGCGGCTCGACCTGATCCCGGTCGACATGACCGCGAGCGGCATGATCGCCTCGCTCTGCGAGCTCATCGAGGGCCGCGCGCCCGCGGTGTACCAGTACGGATCGACCGACACGAACGGCTGCCGCGTGACGCGCTACCTGGAGCTCGCCGGGCTCTACAAGCGGCGGCAGGTGTTCGAGGGGAAGAAGACCTCGCTCTTCGACGTCGTGTCGTCCCGCTTCGAGCCGCGCGGGCTGACCCGGCAGCAGTACGGCGCGCACGGCGCGCGCGCCATCGAGGGCGCCCTCCGCGGCCTGGGCGGCCTGCTCAAGACGGCGAGCGTCGGCCCCGCCGCGGCCCTCCTCAAGCCGGCGGCGGCCGCGCTGGAGAGCGCCGCCAGGACCGAGCAGAAGACGGCCACGCTCCTCGAGGTCTTCATGCCGTTCGTCGCGGAGGGCGACTGGGTCTACTCGTGCGCCAACACGCGCGCGGCGATGGCCCGCATGCCCCCCGAGGAGCGGGCGCGCTTCGTCTGGGCGCCCGAGAAGATCGACTGGCGCGACTACATCTGGAACGTGCACCTCCCCGGCCTGGAGAAGTGGGCCTTCCCGCTCATGGAGGAGATGCTCCGCCGGGAGATCAAGCCGCTCCGGCCCTACGACAGCCTGGTCGACCTGCTCGACGAGGTCGCCGAGCGCTTCGATCACGCGCTGTCGGTGCAGCGGTTCGAGCAGGACGGGCTCTCGCGCACGAGCTACCGCGAGCTCCGGGACGCCGCCTGCATGACCGCCGCGCGCCTCGCCGCGCTCGGCGTCCGCCGCGGCGATCGCGTGGCGCTCTCCGGCGCGAACCAGCCGGCGTGGCCCGTCGCCTACTTCGGTATCCTCCGCGCAGGCGCCGTCGCCGTCCCGATCGATCCCGCGCTCGACGCGAAGGCGTTCGCGGACGTCCTCCGCTCGTCGACGGCGAAGGTCGTCCTCTGGGACAGCGGCGTGGCGGAGAAGCTCGGCGCCGACGTGCGCGCGGCGCTGCCGAACCTGGTCGCCTTCGACATGGGCGGGTTCGCCGAGGGCCAGGTGCCCGACCTGGGGCCGGCGTCCGGCGACGGGCTCGCGCCCCCGGACGTGCGCGTGGGCAGCCAGGACGTCGCGAGCGTCGTCTACACGAGCGGCACGACCGGGGAGCCGAAGGGCGTGCTGCTCACGCACGGCAACTTCACGGCCCTGCTGGCCTCGCTGGCGCCGCTGTTCCCGCTCAAGGCGAGCGACCGCGTGCTCAGCGTGCTGCCGCTGCACCAGACCTTCGAGGTGACCTGCGGCCTGCTCCTGCCGCTGTCGCAGGGCGCGCGGATCATCTACCTCGACGACGTCTCGGCCGATCGGGTGAGCGACGGGCTGAAGAGGGCGCGCGTCACGGCGATGGTCGGCGTGCCGGCGCTCTGGCAGATGCTGGAGCGCCAGATCGTCGCCAGGGTGAAGGAGCAGGGGCCCGCCGCGGCCACCGCGTTCAGCTGGGCGATGGAGCTGAACCGCATGCTCGGCAAGCGCTTGGGCCTGAACGCGGGGCGCCTCTTCTTCGGCAGCGTCCACGACGCGCTCGGCGGCAACGTCCGCTTCCTCATCTCGGGCGGCGCGGCGCTCCCCAGGGACACGGCCGCCGTGTTCAAGGGGCTCGGCCTGCCGCTCGCCGAGGGCTACGGCCTGACCGAGGCGGCGCCGCTCCTGACCGTCGCCAGGCCCTCGCCGGCGGCGAACCCAGGGAACGTCGGCAAGCCGATCCCCGGGGTGCAGATCAAGATCGCGAACCCGGACGCGAACGGCGTCGGCGAGGTGCTCGCGCGCGGCGCCAACGTCATGAAGGGCTACGCCGACGACCCGGGCGCGACCCAGGCGGTCCTCGACGCGGACGGGTGGCTCCGCACCGGCGATCTCGGCAAGCTCGACAAGCAAGGGCGGCTCGTCCTCGTCGGCCGGCAGAGCGAGGTGATCAGCGCGGCGAAGGGCGAGAACCTGTACCCGGCCGACATCGAGCGAATGCTCGGCAAGGTCGAGCACGTCAAGGAGCTCGCCATCGTCGGGATCGACAACGGCCGAGGCGGCGAGCAGGTCGCCTGCCTCGCCGTCCCCACGGCGCCCGGCGCGAAGGACGGCGACGGCGACGAGGCGCTCGCGCGGGCCACGCAGCACGAGCGCGCGCTCGACGCGCTCCGGACGGCGATCCAGGGGCTGCCCAAGCCGTGCCACCCCATGGCCCTCCACCTCCACGACGCCGACCTGCCGCGCACCGCGTCCGGTCAGGTGAAGCGCTCCGAGGTGAAGGCGATCGTCACGCGCCTCGCCGCCGAGGCCGGCGCGGGCGCGGCGGCCGTCGCGCAGGACGCCGGCGCGGCGATCGCAGAGCCGAAGGCGCAGGGCCCGGGCGAGGAGCCGATCCACATCCCTCGACCGGTGGCCGACTTCGCCAAGCACTGGATGAACAAGGTCCAGTCCGGCTTCTACGGGAACGTCATGCGCCCGAAGGTCTACGGGCGCGCGTTCATCCCGCACAACCGCAACACGATCGTCGTCTCGAACCACGCGAGCCACCTCGACATGGGCCTCGTGAAGTTCGCGCTGGGCAGCTACGGGGACGGCCTCGTCTCGCTGGCCGCCCAGGACTACTTCTTCGAGGGCAACCGCTGGCGGCGCGCCTACTTCGAGAACCTCACGAACCTGGCGCCCTTCGACCGCAAGGGCGGCCTCCGCACGGCGCTGCGCCAGACCGGCGAGATCCTGGACCGCGGGCGGACGGTGCTCCTCTTCCCGGAGGGCACGCGCAGCCCCGACGGCGGCATCCTCGAGTTCAAGCCGGCGATCGGGCACCTCGCGCTCACGCACAACGTCGACATCCTGCCCCTCTACCTGGGCGGCACCTTCGAGGCGCTCCCCAAGGGGCGCACCGTCCCGATCCGCCGCGACCTCGTCGCGCGCATCGGGCCGCCGCTCACGATCGGCGACCTCCGGCGGCTCACCGCCGGGATGAAGTACGCGGTGGCCTGCCGCAAGGTCGCGGAGCTCACGCAGCTCGCCGTCATCAAGCTCAAAGAGGGCGGCGCCCTCGATCTGAGCCGGGTCGAGAGCATCGATCAGGCCGCTACCACCACCAAGGAGCACCCGCTCACGGTCCTGTTCCGCGAGCTCGAGTCGAAATACGTCGCCGGGCGGGTCACCCAGCCGATCACCTACTACGTGACGCTCGGCACGGAGGACGAGGCGAAGTGGACGCTGCGGATCGACCCGGCCAGCTGCGAGGCGCGGATCGGTAAGCCAAGCCAGCAAGCGGACTGTGTCCTCAAGACGACGCCCGAGATATTCACCAAGATCGTCCGCGAGGCCTACACACCGAGCCCGATGGAGTTCATGACGGGCCTCGTGAAATCGAACGACATCTCCCTCCTCCAGACCTTCCAGAAGGTTTTCGATCTCGCATGA
- a CDS encoding YfhL family 4Fe-4S dicluster ferredoxin: protein MATYITEDCINCGACEPECPNEAISEGDEIYVIDPELCTECVGFYDHEACQAVCPVECCLPNPQIVETEEVLIARAVRLHPDDAELKKRAAANDYPSRFRK from the coding sequence ATGGCGACTTACATCACCGAAGACTGCATCAACTGCGGCGCCTGCGAGCCCGAATGCCCGAACGAAGCCATCAGCGAGGGCGACGAGATCTATGTGATCGATCCGGAGCTCTGCACCGAGTGCGTCGGCTTCTATGATCACGAAGCGTGCCAGGCCGTATGCCCGGTCGAGTGCTGCCTGCCCAACCCGCAGATCGTGGAGACCGAGGAGGTCCTCATCGCGCGCGCGGTCAGGCTGCACCCCGACGATGCGGAGCTGAAGAAGCGGGCCGCTGCCAACGATTACCCCTCGCGCTTCCGCAAGTAG
- the hutU gene encoding urocanate hydratase produces MTTGEQGARVVRAPRGSERSCKGWIQEAALRMLHNNLDPEVAERPDDLVVYGGTGKAARSWEAFDVIVRELRELADDETLLVQSGKAVGRFRTHPDAPRVLLANSNLVGRWATWDEFRRLEALGLTMYGQMTAGSWIYIGSQGIVQGTYETFVAARKAHAARAPGGGRWVLTAGLGGMGGAQPLAATMAGMACLGVEIDPARIEKRLRTGYVDERIDDLDRALDAVLESVQRGAPRSIALCGNAADVYPELVRRGVTPDLVTEQTAAHDPLVGYVPPGLTLEQAAELRARDPGEYVARAKAGMRREVEAMLAMQRRGAEVFDYGNNIRTCATEAGEEDAFAIPGFVPAYVRELFCQGKGPFRWVALSGDPEDILATDRAVLEAVPGDADLRRWIELAQRKIAFQGLPSRICWLGYGDRAKVGLAFNELVRAGRVKAPIVIGRDHLDCGSVASPFRETEAMKDGSDAIADWAILNALANTAGGASWVSFHHGGGVGIGNSLHAGMVIVADGTEAARQRLERVLTIDPGMGIIRHADAGYETAIRVADEKGVRVPHRVG; encoded by the coding sequence ATGACGACCGGAGAGCAGGGGGCCCGGGTGGTGCGCGCGCCGCGCGGGAGCGAGCGGAGCTGCAAGGGGTGGATCCAGGAGGCCGCGCTCCGGATGCTCCACAACAACCTCGATCCGGAGGTCGCAGAGCGCCCCGACGATCTCGTGGTGTACGGCGGCACCGGGAAGGCGGCGCGCTCGTGGGAGGCGTTCGACGTGATCGTCCGCGAACTCCGGGAGCTCGCGGACGACGAGACGCTCCTCGTGCAGTCGGGCAAGGCGGTGGGCCGCTTCCGCACGCACCCGGACGCGCCCCGCGTGCTCCTCGCGAACTCGAACCTCGTGGGCCGGTGGGCGACGTGGGACGAGTTCCGCCGGCTCGAGGCGCTCGGCCTGACCATGTACGGGCAGATGACCGCGGGCTCGTGGATCTACATCGGCTCGCAGGGCATCGTGCAGGGCACCTACGAGACGTTCGTCGCCGCGCGGAAGGCGCACGCGGCGCGCGCCCCGGGCGGCGGGCGCTGGGTGCTCACCGCGGGGCTCGGCGGCATGGGCGGCGCGCAGCCGCTCGCCGCGACGATGGCGGGCATGGCCTGCCTCGGCGTCGAGATCGACCCGGCGCGCATCGAGAAGCGGCTCCGCACCGGCTACGTCGACGAGCGCATCGACGATCTCGACCGCGCCCTCGACGCCGTCCTCGAGAGCGTCCAGCGCGGGGCGCCACGCTCGATCGCCCTCTGCGGCAACGCCGCCGACGTCTACCCGGAGCTCGTGCGCCGCGGCGTCACGCCCGACCTCGTCACCGAGCAGACCGCGGCGCACGATCCGCTCGTCGGCTACGTCCCGCCGGGGCTCACGCTCGAGCAGGCGGCGGAGCTCCGCGCGCGCGACCCCGGGGAGTACGTCGCGCGCGCGAAGGCGGGGATGCGCAGGGAGGTCGAGGCGATGCTCGCGATGCAGCGGCGCGGGGCCGAGGTCTTCGACTACGGCAACAACATCCGCACCTGCGCGACGGAGGCGGGCGAGGAGGACGCGTTCGCGATCCCCGGCTTCGTTCCGGCGTACGTGCGCGAGCTGTTCTGCCAGGGCAAGGGCCCGTTCCGGTGGGTCGCGCTCTCGGGCGATCCCGAGGACATCCTCGCCACCGACCGCGCGGTGCTCGAGGCGGTCCCGGGCGACGCCGATCTCCGCCGCTGGATCGAGCTCGCACAGCGGAAGATCGCGTTCCAGGGGCTCCCGTCGCGGATCTGCTGGCTCGGCTACGGCGATCGCGCGAAGGTCGGGCTCGCCTTCAACGAGCTCGTCCGCGCCGGCCGGGTGAAGGCGCCGATCGTGATCGGGCGCGACCACCTCGACTGCGGATCGGTCGCGTCGCCGTTCCGGGAGACGGAGGCGATGAAGGACGGCTCGGACGCGATCGCCGACTGGGCGATCCTCAACGCGCTCGCGAACACGGCGGGCGGCGCGTCGTGGGTGAGCTTCCACCACGGCGGCGGCGTCGGGATCGGCAACTCGCTGCACGCCGGGATGGTGATCGTCGCCGACGGCACCGAGGCCGCGCGGCAGAGGCTCGAGCGGGTGCTCACCATCGATCCGGGGATGGGGATCATCCGGCACGCCGACGCGGGCTACGAGACGGCGATCCGCGTGGCGGACGAGAAGGGGGTCCGGGTGCCGCACCGGGTAGGGTGA
- a CDS encoding deoxyribonuclease IV, which produces MIFGAHESVAGGLHRAIALAGEDRCEAVQIFTKVSGQWREPALSAEQIAAFRAARAAWAGAGRTLAHASYLINLCADDAAILERSREALFQELARCDALGIDFVVFHPGAPRSLGEEVGLDRIGESLSIVLSRAEGLRAQLCIENTAGQGSTLGDRVDQIAAMIDRAGPEGSRLGVCVDTQHAFAAGHDLRSEAGYERFWSDFGRLLGLERLRCMHMNDSKAGLGQRLDRHERIGDGEMGLAPFWRLANDARLARVPAVIELPPLSKERRGYMEEIARLRALEGAAEPVTLPGAAPGPPSRPPRGSPSRSPRRRAG; this is translated from the coding sequence ATGATCTTCGGCGCGCACGAGTCCGTGGCCGGCGGCCTTCACCGCGCGATCGCGCTGGCGGGGGAGGACCGCTGCGAGGCGGTGCAGATCTTCACCAAGGTCTCGGGCCAGTGGCGGGAGCCGGCGCTGAGCGCGGAGCAGATCGCCGCGTTTCGCGCCGCGCGCGCGGCCTGGGCCGGCGCGGGCCGGACGCTCGCCCACGCGAGCTACCTCATCAACCTGTGCGCCGACGACGCCGCGATCCTCGAGCGCTCGCGGGAGGCGCTGTTCCAGGAGCTCGCGCGGTGCGACGCGCTCGGGATCGACTTCGTGGTGTTCCATCCGGGCGCGCCGCGCAGCCTCGGCGAGGAGGTCGGCCTCGATCGCATCGGCGAGAGCCTGTCGATCGTGCTCTCTCGCGCGGAGGGCCTCCGCGCGCAGCTGTGCATCGAGAACACGGCCGGGCAGGGGTCGACCCTCGGCGATCGCGTCGATCAGATCGCCGCGATGATCGATCGCGCCGGGCCGGAGGGGTCGCGGCTCGGGGTCTGCGTCGACACGCAGCACGCCTTCGCGGCGGGGCACGACCTCCGGAGCGAGGCCGGCTACGAGCGGTTCTGGAGCGACTTCGGCCGGCTGCTCGGGCTGGAGCGGCTGAGGTGCATGCACATGAACGACTCGAAGGCGGGGCTCGGCCAGCGGCTCGATCGGCACGAGCGCATCGGCGACGGGGAGATGGGGCTCGCGCCGTTCTGGCGCCTCGCGAACGACGCGCGGCTCGCGCGCGTGCCGGCGGTGATCGAGCTGCCGCCGCTCTCGAAGGAGCGGCGCGGCTACATGGAGGAGATCGCGCGGCTGCGCGCCCTCGAGGGCGCGGCGGAGCCGGTCACCCTACCCGGTGCGGCACCCGGACCCCCTTCTCGTCCGCCACGCGGATCGCCGTCTCGTAGCCCGCGTCGGCGTGCCGGATGA